From a region of the Methanolobus tindarius DSM 2278 genome:
- a CDS encoding PGF-pre-PGF domain-containing protein — MLSLTLNVSASSLTPVVTEYGKISISVDGLGTSGTDIIQVEKPEGATVRSAYMTAASNWGGSQIPNGSITINGVDVNWDIEVNSNGWNNWADVTSIVESTINSAPAGRINFSITETSPSAVEGEALIVIFNDPSQARDNTVILLFGGQATTGDSFQIGLSEPIDKTNPDLLIDMGLAISYSAQTSSMATQVSNVDVNGQRLTSSAGGQDDGLLANGALVTVGGLDDSNSNPDDPNGAPTDTTYDDELYNILPYVSNGDTNITVFTQNPSNDDNIFFSYFFMQSTTAVVGEGAILSPSDSSCDVNAAQTLTARLQDDDGNALTEREVTFEVVSGPHSGVSYSSDTDVNGEATFTYTGTSAGTDVIEASFVGSSSDTVTSNQATVEWNTPVESPVYVRSPEESTLITKYDEDANFSIQSSVFSSYEWFVDGSPINVTGVTLYNNTNDSSMLSYCLVNSSQYIDQEHFFMGIYNVSVSVSNSSLGNSDLFSWTWTVTNSSASGGEDIEFMINRTPEILVVGGNKTLHFNTTDDENTDDDGVPCSISMVSFTTSNETNGVQIKVEVLDPSSLDASSADFSQESVYQYIDIGFNNESLVNEGSNSRDIEFRVLNNKDGGTLIVNTVYLRHWNSLVWEAYTPELTGKDDTYSYFIVRDVSGFSPFAVTCNYQYSSSSVTSTDGDLPAYLKKELLDEGSDVDVEAPGTAGGTGDDDILVVDLGMSSDVDMDSDVEVSSDEEISGTSGSSNIFPVVFVLVVAMIALFFVVKKRKDEEEQ; from the coding sequence GTGTTATCACTAACACTGAACGTATCCGCTTCATCCCTTACTCCTGTTGTCACTGAATATGGTAAGATAAGTATCTCAGTGGACGGTCTTGGGACATCAGGTACAGATATTATTCAGGTAGAAAAACCGGAAGGTGCCACTGTTAGAAGTGCCTACATGACAGCAGCCAGTAATTGGGGAGGGTCTCAGATCCCAAATGGTTCGATAACAATTAATGGCGTCGATGTCAATTGGGATATTGAAGTAAATTCCAACGGTTGGAACAATTGGGCTGATGTTACTTCGATAGTAGAATCTACAATTAACAGTGCACCTGCAGGTAGGATTAATTTCAGTATCACTGAAACAAGCCCATCTGCTGTGGAAGGGGAGGCGCTGATTGTTATTTTCAATGATCCATCTCAGGCTCGGGATAATACAGTTATACTACTTTTCGGAGGACAGGCAACTACTGGAGATTCTTTCCAGATTGGTCTTTCAGAGCCGATAGACAAAACGAATCCAGATCTTCTGATAGATATGGGTCTTGCTATAAGTTATAGTGCTCAGACCTCTTCTATGGCAACGCAGGTAAGTAACGTTGATGTGAATGGACAACGTTTAACGTCTTCTGCAGGTGGTCAGGATGATGGTTTACTTGCAAATGGTGCCCTTGTAACTGTTGGAGGTCTTGATGATAGTAATTCTAATCCCGATGATCCAAATGGTGCACCTACAGATACAACATACGATGATGAATTGTATAATATTCTACCTTATGTTTCAAATGGTGATACCAACATAACCGTTTTCACCCAGAATCCATCAAATGATGACAACATATTCTTCTCTTATTTCTTCATGCAGTCTACAACTGCAGTAGTCGGCGAGGGTGCTATCCTTTCTCCTTCCGACAGTTCATGTGATGTGAATGCTGCACAGACCTTAACTGCAAGACTACAGGATGATGATGGAAATGCTTTGACAGAAAGAGAAGTGACCTTTGAAGTTGTTTCTGGTCCGCATTCTGGTGTTTCATACAGCAGTGATACCGATGTCAATGGTGAGGCTACATTCACGTACACCGGTACATCTGCCGGTACGGATGTCATAGAGGCAAGTTTCGTGGGTAGTAGCAGTGATACTGTTACCTCCAATCAGGCAACTGTGGAATGGAACACTCCAGTGGAGAGTCCGGTGTATGTTAGATCCCCCGAAGAAAGTACTTTGATCACCAAATATGATGAAGATGCAAATTTCAGTATCCAAAGTAGTGTCTTTTCAAGTTATGAGTGGTTTGTCGATGGTAGTCCGATCAATGTTACTGGAGTAACGCTGTATAACAATACAAATGATTCATCTATGCTTTCCTATTGTCTTGTGAACAGCAGTCAGTATATCGACCAGGAACATTTTTTCATGGGTATTTATAATGTATCTGTAAGTGTCAGTAATTCTTCTCTTGGGAATTCCGATTTATTCTCATGGACATGGACAGTCACAAACTCGTCTGCCAGCGGTGGTGAGGATATAGAGTTCATGATCAACAGGACCCCGGAAATATTGGTAGTCGGGGGTAACAAAACACTGCATTTCAACACTACTGATGATGAGAATACCGATGATGATGGAGTTCCATGCAGTATCAGTATGGTCTCTTTCACTACCAGTAATGAGACCAATGGGGTACAGATAAAGGTTGAGGTATTGGATCCTTCTTCATTGGACGCTTCATCTGCAGATTTCTCTCAGGAATCTGTCTATCAATATATTGACATTGGTTTTAACAATGAGAGCCTGGTAAATGAAGGAAGCAACAGTCGTGATATCGAGTTCAGAGTCCTTAATAATAAGGATGGAGGTACGTTAATTGTCAATACGGTCTATTTGAGGCACTGGAATAGTCTTGTATGGGAGGCATATACTCCTGAACTTACAGGAAAGGATGATACTTATTCATACTTCATTGTGCGTGATGTCTCTGGATTCTCTCCATTTGCAGTCACATGCAACTATCAATATAGTTCATCTTCTGTTACATCCACAGATGGTGACCTTCCTGCCTATCTCAAAAAAGAGCTTCTTGATGAGGGTTCGGATGTTGATGTAGAAGCACCGGGTACGGCTGGTGGAACGGGAGATGATGACATCCTTGTAGTTGACCTTGGGATGAGCAGTGATGTTGACATGGACAGCGATGTTGAAGTAAGCTCTGATGAGGAAATATCAGGAACCTCTGGCAGCAGTAATATCTTTCCTGTAGTCTTTGTACTTGTAGTTGCTATGATTGCTCTTTTCTTCGTTGTGAAGAAGAGGAAGGATGAAGAGGAACAATAA
- a CDS encoding LysE family translocator: protein MIETTQLFYFIAASVALTLLPGPDILFVLTQSISQGKTAGMAIATGLCTGLLFHTTAAALGVSAILYSSAVAFSLLKYAGAIYLLYLAYKAIREEGNLTSLESVKEKNLPLLYRRGIFMNILNPKVSLFFLAFLPQFINADSGSIPLQMIFLGAVFFAQAIVVFFIVSFFAGMIGTKIMEKPVLGKKINWVKAGIYSVIGIELALAHQ, encoded by the coding sequence ATGATAGAAACCACGCAACTATTCTACTTCATCGCAGCTTCGGTAGCTCTTACGCTTCTGCCAGGCCCTGACATTCTCTTCGTTCTCACCCAGAGCATATCTCAGGGAAAGACCGCAGGTATGGCAATTGCTACTGGCCTTTGCACCGGCCTGCTGTTCCATACAACTGCGGCAGCACTTGGAGTTTCTGCGATATTGTACAGTTCTGCGGTGGCTTTCTCTCTCCTGAAATATGCAGGAGCAATCTATCTTCTCTACCTTGCCTACAAGGCAATTCGTGAAGAAGGCAATCTCACATCACTTGAATCTGTAAAAGAAAAGAACCTGCCACTACTTTACAGGAGAGGCATTTTCATGAATATCTTAAATCCCAAGGTTTCTCTTTTTTTCCTTGCTTTTCTGCCCCAGTTCATAAATGCAGATTCCGGCAGCATCCCTCTGCAAATGATATTTCTGGGTGCAGTGTTCTTTGCGCAGGCAATTGTAGTATTCTTCATAGTATCATTCTTTGCCGGGATGATAGGAACTAAGATTATGGAAAAACCAGTTTTGGGTAAGAAGATCAACTGGGTAAAGGCTGGTATTTATTCTGTGATTGGAATTGAGCTTGCTTTAGCACATCAATAA
- a CDS encoding ABC transporter permease has product MFELRIALRHISARKRLTFFAVFAVALAIAVIVVLMSMMTGFTEELISSTVENSPHIVITSLDSQEDYVHFYSYHSQQIAAMDGVEAVSPVFVGQAAISHKDNAEGINLNGIDPVAEDKVMHVSDDIVSGDLFSLSRSNNGIVIGDKLAEDLEVVMGDKVDIVMPGFGSRTFKIMGIFDTGTSSDESIAYVRFDSALDFFQENGVASKINVRVTDPFQADVIAASIEDQDTGLDAVSWIEANSEILGLINTQVVIVWLYYGLIYMIAGFGIANTLFTVVMDKKKEVGMLMAMGASKRHITVIFLLESLMLGTMGVLLGCVLGYLASMGLSSYQIDLPQEMYFGLTTLPLKTDPMNYVYAIVFSFFINIVAGVYPARKAAALDPVEAIESD; this is encoded by the coding sequence ATGTTTGAACTAAGAATTGCCCTGAGACACATAAGTGCAAGAAAGCGACTTACATTCTTTGCAGTATTTGCAGTAGCTTTAGCCATAGCAGTTATTGTTGTTCTCATGTCAATGATGACCGGATTTACAGAAGAACTCATCAGTTCCACAGTTGAGAACTCGCCGCATATTGTGATCACTTCCTTAGATAGCCAGGAAGATTATGTCCACTTTTACAGTTATCACTCGCAGCAGATTGCTGCAATGGATGGTGTGGAAGCAGTCTCTCCTGTATTTGTGGGGCAGGCTGCCATTAGTCACAAGGACAATGCCGAAGGCATCAATCTCAATGGAATTGATCCGGTTGCAGAAGATAAAGTGATGCACGTATCAGATGATATTGTATCAGGCGACCTCTTTTCCCTGAGTAGAAGCAACAACGGAATTGTAATCGGTGACAAACTTGCAGAGGATCTGGAAGTTGTCATGGGTGATAAGGTTGATATTGTGATGCCCGGTTTTGGAAGCAGAACATTTAAGATAATGGGAATATTTGATACCGGAACTTCCAGTGATGAAAGCATTGCATACGTCCGGTTTGATTCAGCCCTCGATTTCTTCCAGGAGAATGGGGTTGCAAGTAAGATCAATGTAAGAGTTACTGATCCATTCCAGGCTGATGTTATCGCTGCATCTATTGAAGATCAGGATACAGGGCTCGATGCTGTAAGCTGGATTGAAGCCAACAGTGAGATACTGGGTCTTATCAACACACAGGTTGTAATTGTCTGGCTCTACTATGGACTTATCTATATGATAGCTGGTTTTGGAATTGCAAACACGCTTTTCACAGTTGTCATGGACAAGAAAAAAGAGGTTGGTATGCTCATGGCAATGGGTGCGTCAAAGCGTCATATAACAGTAATATTCCTGCTTGAATCCCTTATGCTCGGTACAATGGGTGTTCTTTTGGGTTGTGTGCTTGGTTATCTGGCTTCAATGGGCCTGTCATCATATCAGATAGATCTGCCGCAGGAAATGTACTTTGGCCTGACTACTCTTCCACTGAAAACCGATCCAATGAATTATGTCTATGCAATAGTTTTCTCTTTCTTCATTAACATTGTTGCAGGTGTCTATCCAGCAAGAAAGGCGGCTGCACTTGATCCGGTTGAAGCTATCGAAAGTGACTGA
- a CDS encoding inorganic diphosphatase: MKVVIETPKYSFFKYNKQGSVFVKEFLSPIPTIFNYGFIQGSLADDGMEKDVVVIGPRVPQGTILNVDKFHGVVKFMDDSLEDNKEIFCMGGFYSKPVFYFYFHLYATFKIFYYLILKRKLAKCRFEGISWYY, translated from the coding sequence ATGAAAGTTGTTATCGAGACACCAAAATACAGTTTTTTCAAATACAACAAACAGGGTTCTGTTTTTGTCAAAGAATTCCTGTCTCCGATACCCACAATATTCAATTATGGTTTTATCCAGGGGAGCCTTGCTGATGACGGCATGGAAAAAGATGTTGTTGTCATAGGTCCACGTGTGCCACAGGGAACGATTCTAAATGTCGATAAATTCCATGGAGTTGTTAAATTCATGGATGATTCCCTTGAAGACAATAAAGAAATATTCTGCATGGGTGGTTTTTACTCAAAACCAGTTTTCTATTTTTATTTCCATCTTTATGCAACATTCAAGATTTTCTATTACCTTATTCTCAAAAGAAAACTTGCAAAATGCCGGTTTGAAGGGATTTCATGGTACTATTGA
- a CDS encoding ABC transporter permease has product MMRYELFIALRHIRARKRQTILSVAAIGIAVMILMVSQSFMAGFTQELYSKTVENLPHVVVSPQDGEDYVHLYKNIVDKINNIDGVVASSPYLTGEASFKFKDNTKNAAIKGIIASREDAVSHTKDDIIKGNYDELTYSDKSIIIGDKFAEDMELDIGDNVEVSFPNANPVSLKVIAIYDTGTALDESLTYTSLETAQKFYDTDDVINGINLRLADFNRDREIAQIIEGYGYNAAGWTDNNPEILRTIAIETVSNNVTLGFILLIASFGVVSTLNMVVMSKVKEIGILLAMGASKSSIRTIFLIESGMLGFGGAVLGTAAGVALALSIGSYPLPEGAYGIDTIPVVVRVVDVVTIISLVFFLNLFAGIYPAQKAASLDPVEAISTH; this is encoded by the coding sequence ATGATGCGTTATGAATTGTTCATTGCACTTCGCCATATAAGAGCAAGAAAAAGACAGACAATTCTATCAGTTGCCGCCATAGGAATCGCAGTGATGATCCTGATGGTGTCCCAGTCATTCATGGCAGGATTTACTCAGGAACTCTATAGTAAAACCGTCGAAAACCTTCCACATGTTGTGGTTTCCCCGCAAGACGGAGAAGATTACGTTCATCTTTACAAGAACATTGTTGATAAGATCAATAATATTGACGGCGTAGTTGCATCATCGCCCTATCTTACAGGCGAGGCGTCTTTCAAATTTAAGGACAATACCAAAAATGCAGCTATCAAAGGAATAATAGCTTCCAGGGAAGATGCTGTATCGCACACAAAAGATGACATCATCAAAGGGAACTATGATGAACTGACTTATTCTGATAAGAGTATAATTATTGGAGATAAATTTGCAGAGGACATGGAGCTTGACATAGGAGACAATGTAGAAGTTTCATTCCCAAACGCAAATCCGGTCTCACTAAAAGTTATTGCCATCTATGATACCGGAACAGCTCTTGACGAAAGCCTGACATATACTTCACTGGAAACTGCGCAGAAATTCTATGATACTGATGATGTGATAAATGGAATTAACCTGAGACTGGCTGATTTTAACAGGGACAGGGAGATTGCACAGATAATTGAGGGCTATGGTTACAATGCCGCAGGCTGGACTGACAATAACCCTGAAATCCTGAGAACCATTGCCATTGAGACTGTTTCCAATAATGTGACACTGGGATTCATACTTCTTATTGCATCTTTTGGAGTTGTCAGTACCTTGAACATGGTTGTCATGAGTAAAGTGAAAGAAATTGGCATATTGCTTGCCATGGGTGCCAGCAAGTCAAGTATCAGAACTATTTTTCTGATAGAAAGCGGAATGCTTGGTTTTGGTGGAGCTGTTCTTGGAACCGCTGCCGGTGTGGCACTGGCACTTTCAATTGGCAGTTATCCGCTTCCGGAAGGTGCTTATGGAATCGATACAATTCCCGTAGTTGTCAGGGTGGTAGATGTGGTTACGATAATCTCGCTTGTATTTTTCCTGAACCTGTTTGCGGGAATCTATCCTGCACAGAAAGCTGCAAGTCTTGACCCGGTAGAAGCAATATCTACACATTGA